The Yoonia sp. SS1-5 genome contains a region encoding:
- a CDS encoding phytanoyl-CoA dioxygenase family protein, protein MTIEEQEDMVTGHSLGDEFEESGRVWFRNAISEEDLALFDNPTAATAKAGRRLDVSATLRAALSEESSLLGAVQRLTPKAMPVRIVAFNKSESANWGVPWHQDRVIAVAEKVDVAGYTNWTNKSGTWHCEPPQSILDEMLFVRVHLDDADQSNGAMEIAVGSHSVGIVPAAKAEEMANTHPIETCVAKRGDVLILKMLTLHSSKPAQLPSGRRVLRIDFSASQLPPPLSWSEQTTET, encoded by the coding sequence ATGACGATTGAAGAGCAGGAAGACATGGTAACAGGACATTCACTTGGCGATGAATTTGAAGAAAGTGGTCGTGTCTGGTTCAGGAACGCCATTTCGGAAGAGGACCTAGCGCTCTTCGATAATCCGACTGCAGCCACTGCGAAAGCAGGACGAAGACTTGATGTCTCAGCGACTTTGAGAGCCGCGTTGTCGGAGGAAAGCTCGCTGTTGGGTGCCGTGCAACGTCTCACTCCCAAAGCGATGCCTGTGCGAATTGTTGCGTTCAACAAGTCCGAAAGCGCCAACTGGGGTGTTCCTTGGCATCAAGACCGGGTCATCGCAGTAGCTGAGAAGGTAGACGTCGCTGGATACACCAATTGGACTAACAAGTCAGGCACTTGGCACTGCGAACCTCCACAGTCGATCTTGGATGAGATGCTTTTCGTTCGGGTTCACTTGGATGACGCTGATCAATCCAATGGAGCGATGGAGATAGCTGTGGGAAGCCATTCAGTTGGGATTGTTCCTGCGGCAAAAGCAGAAGAAATGGCAAACACTCATCCAATTGAGACATGCGTGGCCAAGCGCGGCGATGTATTGATACTGAAGATGCTGACGTTGCACTCATCAAAGCCAGCACAGTTGCCGTCCGGCCGCAGAGTATTGCGAATAGATTTTTCTGCGTCTCAGCTACCGCCGCCTTTGTCATGGAGCGAGCAGACTACAGAAACCTGA
- a CDS encoding DUF1963 domain-containing protein — MSTVLYFVVVIAAFFAVVHMLDRFVWQPKRRKEAEAAPHVTLAEVRSFWDDIEKSNLPIAKATVQDRPPLTPQESRIGGAPLAIGNDAVWPRNANSFPKALVAQINFADLPQIEGFPKGGVLQIFSSFEMIDDTGACDRVIRWDPDPQTDELIEIPSEIQKNTRQTRDFSETARCVGLPLAFAADTAPGNPYNWPFEKNDPTMENRLPENEEVAAILGEWEDRSERIVAGYGDHWVGGHPTFVQYDVRGEFPACRHLDRVLFHLGCDDQINLGDAGLLNVMISHEALAHRDFQKAYLTWDCG; from the coding sequence ATGAGTACTGTTCTTTATTTTGTCGTCGTCATCGCCGCATTTTTTGCAGTTGTTCACATGTTGGATCGGTTTGTCTGGCAACCAAAACGAAGGAAGGAGGCAGAGGCAGCACCTCATGTCACCCTCGCTGAAGTGAGGTCATTTTGGGATGACATTGAGAAAAGCAACCTACCCATTGCCAAAGCCACTGTTCAGGATCGGCCTCCACTGACGCCACAAGAAAGCAGGATCGGCGGCGCTCCACTCGCTATAGGGAACGATGCGGTTTGGCCAAGAAATGCAAATAGTTTCCCGAAGGCACTAGTTGCCCAAATAAATTTTGCTGACCTGCCTCAAATTGAGGGATTCCCAAAAGGCGGAGTACTTCAAATATTTTCATCGTTCGAGATGATCGATGATACAGGCGCGTGCGACAGAGTGATCCGATGGGATCCCGATCCTCAGACGGATGAACTCATTGAGATTCCTAGTGAAATTCAGAAGAATACACGTCAAACAAGAGACTTCTCCGAAACTGCCAGGTGTGTTGGGCTGCCATTGGCGTTCGCAGCTGATACGGCACCCGGCAATCCATATAACTGGCCGTTCGAAAAGAACGATCCAACAATGGAGAACAGGCTCCCTGAAAACGAAGAGGTCGCTGCAATTCTTGGAGAATGGGAGGACAGGTCGGAACGGATTGTGGCTGGGTATGGTGACCATTGGGTCGGTGGTCATCCTACCTTTGTACAATATGACGTTCGTGGCGAATTTCCCGCATGTCGGCACCTGGATCGCGTTTTGTTTCACTTGGGCTGTGATGATCAAATCAATTTAGGCGACGCCGGATTGCTAAATGTGATGATTAGCCATGAAGCCTTAGCGCATAGGGACTTTCAGAAAGCCTACCTGACCTGGGATTGCGGTTGA
- the rplJ gene encoding 50S ribosomal protein L10, whose amino-acid sequence MDRAQKEQLVDDLGQIFESSGVVVVAHYEGMTVAEMQDLRANMREAGGSVRVAKNKLAKIALEGKPCASIAEYLTGMTVLAYSEDPVAAAKVVDKYAKDNEKLVILGGAMGDQALDPAGVKSVAGMPSREELIASIVGCIGAPASNIAGAIGAPASNIASILSTIEEKAA is encoded by the coding sequence GTGGATAGAGCACAAAAAGAACAGCTGGTTGACGACCTCGGCCAGATCTTTGAAAGCTCTGGCGTTGTAGTGGTTGCCCACTACGAAGGCATGACAGTTGCTGAAATGCAGGACCTGCGCGCAAACATGCGTGAAGCGGGCGGTTCCGTGCGCGTTGCCAAGAACAAGCTCGCCAAGATTGCCCTTGAAGGTAAGCCATGCGCAAGCATCGCCGAATACCTGACAGGCATGACCGTGCTTGCCTATTCCGAAGACCCTGTGGCTGCGGCCAAGGTCGTCGACAAGTACGCCAAGGATAACGAAAAGCTCGTCATCCTCGGTGGTGCTATGGGTGATCAAGCACTTGATCCTGCTGGTGTGAAATCAGTTGCCGGTATGCCAAGCCGTGAAGAGCTTATTGCTTCGATCGTTGGCTGCATTGGTGCACCTGCTTCCAACATCGCCGGGGCCATTGGCGCGCCTGCTTCGAACATCGCGAGCATTCTTTCGACCATCGAAGAGAAAGCTGCATAA
- the rplL gene encoding 50S ribosomal protein L7/L12 → MADLKKLAEEIVGLTLLEAQELKTILKDEYGIEPAAGGAVMMASPADGGGEAAAEKTEFDVVLKNAGASKINVIKEVRSITGLGLKEAKDLVEAGGKIKEGASKDEAEEIKGKLEAAGAEVELA, encoded by the coding sequence ATGGCTGATCTGAAAAAACTGGCTGAAGAGATCGTTGGTCTGACCCTTCTCGAAGCACAAGAACTGAAAACAATCCTCAAAGACGAGTACGGCATCGAGCCTGCCGCTGGTGGCGCTGTCATGATGGCAAGTCCAGCGGATGGCGGCGGCGAAGCTGCTGCTGAGAAGACTGAATTTGATGTTGTGCTGAAAAACGCTGGCGCATCAAAAATCAACGTCATCAAAGAAGTGCGCAGCATCACCGGTCTTGGCCTGAAAGAAGCCAAGGATCTGGTCGAAGCTGGCGGCAAGATCAAAGAAGGCGCGTCCAAGGACGAAGCCGAAGAGATCAAAGGCAAGCTGGAAGCAGCTGGCGCCGAAGTCGAACTGGCCTAA
- a CDS encoding Rid family hydrolase yields the protein MKLSHSIAAAALAITLPAATALADGHVEYLNSGAVLPTDLPFSELVVAGDTLYVSGQIGNVPGTLELAEGGIEGESKQVMDNIKTSLEAHGYTLENLVKCTVILADISEWGAFNGVYVNYFEAGRFPARAAFAASGLALGARVEVECIGVK from the coding sequence ATGAAATTATCACACAGCATTGCCGCCGCCGCACTGGCGATCACCTTGCCAGCCGCAACGGCATTGGCCGATGGGCATGTGGAATACCTGAACTCGGGCGCGGTGCTGCCGACAGACTTGCCATTCTCGGAACTCGTTGTGGCAGGCGACACGCTTTATGTATCCGGCCAAATCGGGAATGTGCCCGGCACGCTTGAACTTGCCGAAGGCGGGATTGAAGGTGAATCCAAGCAAGTTATGGACAACATCAAGACGTCACTGGAGGCGCACGGGTATACTCTGGAAAATCTGGTGAAATGCACCGTGATCCTCGCAGATATTTCCGAATGGGGCGCATTCAACGGCGTCTATGTAAACTATTTCGAAGCCGGCCGGTTCCCCGCGCGGGCTGCTTTTGCCGCCAGTGGCCTGGCACTTGGGGCGCGGGTCGAGGTGGAGTGTATCGGCGTCAAGTAA
- the rpoB gene encoding DNA-directed RNA polymerase subunit beta → MASTFLGQKRLRKYYGKIREVLEMPNLIEVQKSSYDLFLRSGDSDTPLDGQGIKGVFQSVFPIKDFNETAVLEFVKYELEKPKYDVEECQQRDMTYSAPLKVTLRLIVFDVDEDTGAKSVKDIKEQDVFMGDMPLMTPNGTFVVNGTERVIVSQMHRSPGVFFDHDKGKTHSSGKLLFACRIIPYRGSWLDFEFDAKDLVFCRIDRRRKLPVTTLLYALGLDQEGIMNAYYNTVDYNLDKKANAWQTKFFPERVRGTRPAFDLVDAKTGEVIAKAGEKVTPRSVKKLIDAGEVTDLLVPYEQIVGKFVAQDIINEENGAIYVEAGDELTVEVDKDGEVTGGTLKELVDAGITTIPVLDIDNVTVGAYMRNTMAADKNMNRETALMDIYRVMRPGEPPTVDSASALFDTLFFDSERYDLSAVGRVKMNMRLDLDAEDTMRTLRKEDIVACIKALVELRDGKGDVDDIDHLGNRRVRSVGELMENQYRVGLLRMERAIKERMSSVEIDTVMPQDLINAKPAAAAVREFFGSSQLSQFMDQTNPLSEVTHKRRLSALGPGGLTRERAGFEVRDVHPTHYGRMCPIETPEGPNIGLINSLATFARVNKYGFIETPYRKVVEGKVTDEVSYMSATEEMRHTVAQANANMNDEGAFNNELVSTRKNGDYTLSPRENVDLIDVSPKQLVSVAASLIPFLENDDANRALMGSNMQRQAVPLLQAEAPLVGTGIEEVVARDSGAAIMAKRAGIIDQVDAQRIVIRATSDLELGDAGVDIYRMRKFQRSNQNTCINQRPLVKVGDTVLKGEVIADGPSTDIGELALGKNVVVAFMPWNGYNYEDSILISERIVRDDVFTSIHIEEFEVAARDTKLGPEEITRDIPNVGEEALRNLDEAGIVYIGAEVGPADILVGKITPKGESPMTPEEKLLRAIFGEKASDVRDTSLRLPPGDFGTVVEVRVFNRHGVEKDERALQIEREEVERLARDRDDELVILDRNIYARLKDMIIGKEAVKGPKGFKSNSVVTEESLEPFSRGQWWQIALKDEADAQVVEALNEQYEIQKRAMDARFEDKVEKVRRGDDLPPGVMKMVKVFVAVKRKLQPGDKMAGRHGNKGVISKVVPMEDMPFLADGTPVDFCLNPLGVPSRMNVGQILETHMGWAARGLGLQIDDALGEYRRSGDLTPVRDAMKIVYGDNVYDEGIAGMDEDQLVEAAGNVTRGVPIATPVFDGAKEADVNDALVRAGFSTSGQSILFDGRTGEQFSRPVTVGVKYLLKLHHLVDDKIHARSTGPYSLVTQQPLGGKAQFGGQRFGEMEVWALEAYGAAYTLQEMLTVKSDDVAGRTKVYESIVKGEDNFEAGVPESFNVLVKEVRGLGLNMELLDAEDEE, encoded by the coding sequence ATGGCTTCAACGTTCCTTGGTCAGAAACGCCTGCGTAAGTACTACGGTAAAATCCGCGAAGTACTTGAAATGCCGAACCTTATTGAGGTTCAAAAATCATCCTACGATCTGTTCCTGCGCTCTGGCGACAGTGATACACCGCTTGACGGTCAAGGCATCAAAGGTGTCTTCCAGTCCGTTTTCCCGATCAAGGATTTCAATGAAACCGCTGTGCTTGAATTCGTCAAGTACGAGCTGGAAAAACCGAAATACGATGTTGAGGAATGTCAGCAGCGTGACATGACCTACAGCGCCCCGTTGAAGGTCACCCTGCGTCTGATCGTGTTCGATGTGGACGAAGACACAGGCGCGAAGTCCGTCAAGGACATCAAGGAACAAGACGTCTTCATGGGCGACATGCCTTTGATGACCCCGAACGGCACTTTTGTCGTCAACGGTACAGAGCGTGTGATCGTATCCCAGATGCACCGCTCCCCCGGCGTTTTCTTTGACCACGACAAGGGTAAGACCCATTCGTCTGGTAAGCTTTTGTTCGCCTGCCGCATCATCCCATATCGCGGTAGCTGGCTGGACTTTGAATTTGACGCCAAGGATCTGGTGTTCTGCCGTATTGACCGTCGTCGTAAATTGCCTGTGACAACCCTGCTTTATGCGCTGGGTCTGGACCAGGAAGGCATCATGAATGCCTATTACAACACCGTCGATTATAACCTCGATAAAAAGGCGAACGCCTGGCAGACCAAGTTCTTCCCAGAGCGTGTGCGCGGCACCCGCCCCGCCTTTGATCTGGTCGACGCCAAGACAGGTGAAGTCATCGCGAAAGCCGGTGAAAAGGTCACCCCGCGTTCAGTGAAAAAGCTGATTGATGCCGGCGAAGTGACTGATCTGCTTGTCCCTTACGAGCAGATTGTCGGTAAATTCGTCGCACAAGACATCATCAACGAAGAAAACGGCGCGATCTATGTCGAAGCTGGTGATGAACTTACTGTCGAAGTCGACAAGGACGGCGAAGTTACTGGTGGTACGCTCAAGGAACTGGTTGATGCGGGCATCACCACGATCCCTGTGCTGGACATCGATAACGTGACTGTGGGCGCCTATATGCGCAACACGATGGCGGCGGATAAGAACATGAACCGCGAAACCGCGCTCATGGATATCTACCGCGTCATGCGTCCGGGTGAGCCACCCACCGTCGACAGTGCGTCGGCCTTGTTTGACACGCTTTTCTTCGACTCAGAACGTTATGACCTGTCTGCGGTTGGTCGCGTGAAGATGAACATGCGTCTGGATCTGGATGCCGAAGACACCATGCGCACCTTGCGCAAGGAAGACATCGTCGCCTGTATCAAGGCGCTGGTTGAGCTGCGCGATGGCAAGGGTGATGTCGATGACATTGACCACCTCGGCAACCGTCGTGTCCGTTCCGTTGGCGAGCTGATGGAAAACCAGTATCGCGTTGGTCTGTTGCGCATGGAGCGCGCGATCAAGGAACGCATGTCATCCGTCGAAATCGACACGGTGATGCCGCAGGACCTGATCAACGCCAAGCCTGCCGCTGCGGCTGTGCGTGAGTTCTTTGGCTCGTCCCAGCTCTCGCAGTTCATGGACCAAACCAACCCACTTTCCGAAGTCACGCACAAGCGTCGCCTGTCAGCCCTTGGGCCCGGCGGTCTGACCCGCGAACGCGCTGGTTTTGAAGTGCGCGACGTGCACCCAACCCACTATGGCCGCATGTGCCCGATTGAAACGCCGGAAGGGCCAAACATCGGTCTGATCAACTCGCTGGCCACATTCGCGCGCGTGAACAAATACGGCTTTATCGAAACACCCTATCGCAAGGTTGTCGAAGGCAAGGTGACAGACGAAGTCAGCTATATGTCCGCGACCGAGGAAATGCGTCACACTGTGGCGCAGGCCAACGCGAATATGAATGACGAAGGTGCGTTCAACAACGAACTGGTCTCGACCCGTAAGAACGGTGACTACACGCTGTCCCCGCGCGAAAACGTTGACTTGATTGACGTGTCGCCCAAGCAGCTTGTCTCTGTTGCGGCTTCGCTTATCCCGTTCCTGGAAAACGACGATGCGAACCGGGCCCTGATGGGATCGAACATGCAACGTCAGGCGGTTCCACTTCTGCAGGCCGAAGCCCCGTTGGTGGGTACAGGTATCGAAGAAGTGGTCGCCCGCGACAGTGGTGCGGCGATCATGGCGAAACGCGCCGGGATCATCGACCAGGTTGATGCACAGCGGATCGTCATTCGCGCCACGTCTGATTTGGAACTCGGCGATGCCGGCGTCGACATCTACCGGATGCGTAAATTCCAGCGGTCTAACCAAAACACCTGTATCAACCAGCGTCCGCTGGTGAAGGTGGGTGACACTGTTCTGAAAGGCGAAGTGATTGCCGACGGTCCATCCACGGATATCGGTGAATTGGCGCTTGGTAAGAACGTGGTCGTCGCATTCATGCCCTGGAACGGCTACAACTACGAAGACTCGATCCTGATTTCCGAACGCATTGTGCGTGACGATGTCTTCACCTCGATCCATATCGAGGAATTCGAAGTCGCCGCCCGCGATACCAAGCTGGGGCCAGAGGAAATTACCCGCGACATCCCAAACGTGGGTGAGGAAGCACTGCGCAACCTGGATGAGGCCGGTATCGTCTATATCGGGGCCGAAGTTGGCCCAGCGGACATTCTGGTTGGCAAGATCACACCAAAGGGCGAAAGCCCGATGACGCCGGAAGAAAAGCTTCTCCGCGCCATCTTTGGTGAGAAAGCATCCGATGTGCGCGATACATCCCTGCGCCTGCCGCCCGGTGATTTCGGGACGGTCGTTGAGGTGCGCGTGTTCAACCGCCATGGTGTGGAAAAAGACGAACGTGCGTTACAGATCGAGCGGGAAGAAGTTGAACGCCTCGCCCGTGACCGCGACGACGAATTGGTGATCCTGGATCGGAACATCTATGCCCGTCTCAAAGATATGATCATCGGCAAGGAAGCGGTGAAAGGTCCCAAAGGGTTCAAGTCAAACTCTGTCGTGACCGAAGAATCGCTGGAACCGTTCAGCCGCGGCCAGTGGTGGCAAATCGCGCTGAAGGATGAAGCTGACGCACAGGTCGTTGAAGCCCTGAACGAACAGTATGAAATCCAGAAGCGCGCCATGGATGCGCGGTTCGAGGACAAAGTCGAAAAAGTCCGCCGTGGTGACGATTTGCCACCGGGCGTGATGAAGATGGTCAAAGTCTTCGTCGCGGTGAAGCGTAAGCTGCAGCCGGGCGATAAGATGGCCGGTCGTCACGGGAACAAAGGTGTGATTTCCAAGGTTGTGCCAATGGAAGACATGCCGTTCCTCGCAGACGGGACACCAGTGGATTTCTGTCTGAACCCGCTGGGCGTGCCGTCACGGATGAACGTCGGTCAGATTCTTGAAACCCATATGGGTTGGGCCGCGCGCGGTCTGGGGCTGCAAATCGACGACGCTTTGGGTGAGTACCGCCGCTCTGGCGATCTGACCCCTGTGCGTGATGCGATGAAGATCGTCTATGGCGACAATGTCTATGACGAAGGCATCGCAGGCATGGATGAAGACCAGCTGGTTGAGGCGGCGGGCAACGTGACCCGTGGTGTGCCGATCGCAACGCCTGTTTTTGACGGTGCGAAGGAGGCTGATGTGAACGACGCGCTGGTGCGTGCCGGGTTCAGCACATCCGGTCAGTCGATCTTGTTTGATGGCCGCACGGGTGAGCAGTTCAGCCGCCCTGTGACCGTCGGCGTCAAGTATCTGCTGAAATTGCATCACCTTGTCGATGATAAGATCCACGCGCGTTCCACTGGGCCTTACAGCCTTGTCACGCAGCAACCTCTGGGTGGTAAAGCCCAGTTCGGCGGCCAGCGTTTCGGGGAGATGGAAGTCTGGGCATTGGAAGCCTATGGCGCGGCCTACACGCTGCAAGAGATGCTGACCGTGAAGTCGGATGACGTCGCAGGGCGGACGAAAGTGTACGAGTCCATTGTCAAGGGCGAAGACAATTTCGAAGCCGGTGTGCCAGAGTCGTTCAACGTGCTCGTGAAAGAAGTCCGGGGCCTCGGCCTCAACATGGAACTCCTGGATGCGGAGGATGAGGAATAA